In one Deltaproteobacteria bacterium genomic region, the following are encoded:
- a CDS encoding HEAT repeat domain-containing protein — protein MSEPDTLFERLASPSHRVKHAACDEALSRLRADPALREPLRALLGSPDPHARFSAVWVLFQAERPTLRLLPALLGALELPDGDLRWQAAQMLTALGRLAPEVLPVVLHEARASESAVRRRMAIFVLRELAPERAETGAVYLAALDDRDPEVRRAALSCFAKLTDPDLALARRALALAGGSDPDPRMTRIATVVLPGLASFHPELRGEIETLLGELEHSSDPSLVRGAQAARRQLDASNA, from the coding sequence GTGAGCGAGCCCGACACACTCTTCGAGCGGCTGGCGTCGCCGAGCCACCGGGTCAAGCACGCCGCCTGCGACGAGGCGCTGTCGCGGCTGCGCGCGGATCCGGCACTTCGCGAGCCGCTTCGCGCCCTGCTCGGCAGCCCCGACCCGCACGCGCGCTTCTCGGCGGTCTGGGTGCTGTTCCAGGCCGAGCGTCCGACGCTTCGCCTGCTGCCCGCGCTGCTCGGCGCGCTCGAGCTCCCCGACGGAGACCTGCGCTGGCAAGCCGCTCAGATGCTGACGGCGCTCGGCCGACTCGCACCCGAAGTCCTTCCCGTGGTTCTGCATGAGGCGCGAGCCTCCGAGTCCGCGGTGCGGCGTCGGATGGCGATCTTCGTGCTGCGCGAGCTCGCGCCGGAGCGCGCCGAGACCGGCGCGGTCTACCTCGCCGCGCTCGACGATCGCGACCCGGAGGTGCGGCGCGCCGCCCTCTCGTGCTTCGCCAAGCTCACCGATCCCGACCTCGCGCTCGCCCGTCGCGCGCTCGCGCTCGCAGGCGGCTCCGACCCCGATCCGCGCATGACGCGGATCGCGACGGTCGTGCTGCCGGGGCTCGCGAGCTTCCACCCCGAGCTGCGCGGTGAGATCGAGACCTTGCTCGGCGAGCTCGAGCACTCGTCGGATCCCTCGCTGGTCCGCGGCGCGCAGGCCGCGCGAAGGCAGCTGGACGCCTCGAATGCGTGA
- the maf gene encoding septum formation protein Maf — protein sequence MREKRRALVLASSSPRRRELLAAAGFAFEIAEPDIDEVAGPGEAPEAQARRLALEKAHAVAARFPEEACVLAADTLVVVDEDVLGKPRDPDEAVEMMLRIQGRTHRVLTGFAFVVRALGVVESDVVESVVRMHAVDRDTARAYARSGEPLDKAGAYAAQGEGGRFVAGISGSRSNVIGLPMESVVARLAGLGVAPE from the coding sequence ATGCGTGAGAAGCGGCGCGCGCTGGTGCTCGCGTCGAGCTCCCCGCGACGGCGCGAGCTGCTCGCCGCCGCCGGCTTCGCGTTCGAGATCGCCGAGCCCGACATCGACGAGGTCGCGGGTCCGGGCGAGGCGCCCGAGGCGCAGGCGCGCAGGCTCGCGCTCGAGAAGGCGCACGCGGTGGCCGCGCGCTTTCCCGAAGAGGCCTGCGTGCTCGCCGCCGACACGCTGGTCGTCGTGGACGAAGACGTGCTCGGCAAGCCGCGCGACCCCGACGAGGCGGTCGAGATGATGCTGCGCATCCAGGGCCGAACGCATCGCGTGCTCACGGGCTTTGCGTTCGTGGTTCGCGCGCTGGGTGTCGTGGAGAGCGACGTCGTCGAGAGCGTGGTGCGCATGCACGCGGTCGATCGCGACACGGCGCGCGCCTACGCGCGCTCCGGCGAGCCGCTCGACAAGGCCGGCGCGTACGCGGCGCAGGGCGAAGGCGGGCGCTTCGTCGCCGGGATCTCCGGCTCGCGGTCGAACGTGATCGGCCTGCCGATGGAGTCGGTGGTGGCCCGCCTGGCCGGCCTGGGGGTCGCGCCCGAATGA
- a CDS encoding YggS family pyridoxal phosphate-dependent enzyme: MSELVERLAHVRARIERASLAVGRDPAAVKLLAVSKMQSPERVLEAVRAGLLAFGENRVQEAEGKIPAVTAACDSPIEWHLIGGLQRNKARRAVELFDVIESVDRLELLVALEKAASERGVRPRILLQVNIDRELQKGGCMPSKLAELAAEADACPSLELVGLMAIPRAWDNPEQVRPAFARLRGLLADLNRTRPRERALRELSMGMTSDYEVAVQEGATLLRIGTALFGERERK, translated from the coding sequence ATGAGCGAGCTGGTCGAACGGCTTGCGCACGTGAGGGCGCGGATCGAGCGCGCCTCGCTCGCCGTCGGTCGGGATCCGGCGGCCGTCAAGCTTCTCGCCGTCTCGAAGATGCAGTCGCCGGAGCGTGTGCTCGAGGCCGTGCGCGCGGGCCTGCTCGCCTTCGGCGAGAATCGCGTCCAGGAGGCGGAGGGAAAGATCCCCGCCGTGACGGCCGCTTGTGATTCGCCCATCGAGTGGCACTTGATCGGGGGTCTGCAGCGCAACAAGGCCCGGCGCGCAGTCGAGCTCTTCGACGTGATCGAATCGGTGGATCGCCTCGAGCTGCTCGTCGCGCTCGAAAAGGCGGCCAGCGAGCGAGGCGTCCGACCGCGCATCCTCCTGCAGGTCAACATCGACCGCGAGCTGCAGAAGGGCGGCTGCATGCCGTCGAAGCTCGCGGAGCTCGCCGCCGAAGCGGACGCCTGCCCGAGCCTGGAGCTGGTCGGACTGATGGCGATCCCGCGCGCCTGGGACAATCCGGAGCAGGTCCGGCCCGCGTTTGCGCGCTTGCGCGGACTGCTCGCGGATCTGAACCGGACGCGCCCGCGCGAGCGCGCGCTGCGCGAGCTCTCGATGGGCATGACGAGCGACTACGAGGTCGCGGTGCAAGAGGGCGCAACCCTGCTGCGCATCGGCACCGCCCTCTTCGGGGAAAGAGAGCGGAAATGA
- a CDS encoding pyrroline-5-carboxylate reductase, whose product MTGLPGSVGTIGAGNMAEAILCGLLRAGVSPASLSAADPDASRRERIEALGVRTTASNLELARGAELVVLAVKPQQLASAAASLPRDGGPLYLSIVAGATTAVLRRQLGAHARIVRSMPNTPALIGAGISAVASDSGATPGDLELACAVLRAVGSVVRVPESALDAVTGLSGSGPAYLFAFIEALIEAGAREGLAPETARALALETVHGAARLALESGEDPAVLRERVSSPGGTTLAGLGALSEGGGREAILAAVHRATERSKQLAAGG is encoded by the coding sequence ATGACGGGACTTCCCGGAAGCGTGGGAACGATCGGCGCGGGCAACATGGCGGAGGCGATCCTGTGCGGGCTACTGCGCGCCGGGGTCTCGCCCGCCTCTCTTTCTGCCGCGGATCCGGACGCGAGCCGCCGCGAGCGGATCGAGGCGCTCGGCGTGCGCACGACCGCGAGCAATCTCGAGCTCGCGCGCGGCGCCGAGCTGGTCGTGCTCGCGGTGAAGCCGCAGCAGCTCGCGAGCGCGGCCGCCTCGCTGCCGCGCGACGGCGGCCCGCTCTACCTCTCGATCGTGGCGGGCGCCACGACCGCGGTGCTCCGGCGACAGCTCGGAGCGCACGCCCGGATCGTCCGCAGCATGCCCAACACGCCCGCGCTGATCGGCGCGGGGATCAGCGCGGTCGCGAGCGACAGCGGCGCCACTCCCGGCGACCTCGAACTGGCCTGCGCGGTGCTCCGCGCGGTCGGCTCGGTCGTGCGCGTCCCGGAGTCCGCGCTCGACGCGGTGACGGGTCTGTCCGGATCCGGCCCCGCCTATCTGTTTGCGTTCATCGAGGCGCTGATCGAGGCGGGCGCGCGCGAGGGACTGGCACCGGAGACCGCGCGCGCGCTCGCGCTCGAGACCGTCCACGGCGCCGCGCGGCTGGCGCTCGAATCCGGCGAGGATCCCGCCGTGCTTCGCGAGCGCGTGAGCTCGCCGGGCGGCACCACGCTCGCCGGCCTGGGCGCCCTTTCCGAAGGGGGGGGCCGCGAGGCGATCCTGGCCGCCGTCCACCGGGCCACCGAGCGCTCGAAGCAGCTTGCCGCCGGGGGCTGA
- a CDS encoding DivIVA domain-containing protein — protein MRLTPLEIRQHQFTTRLRGFDASEVQAFLETVVADFEDVVRENAQLRREAERLARDLDAYRAREKTIQDTLTTAQTVVEQLKRTAIKESETMIVDAELRAEKILAEARERRAELANEIREQRYLRQRLELDLRRSLEGYAKLIDAFSSADDASDP, from the coding sequence ATGCGCCTCACCCCGCTCGAGATCCGGCAGCACCAGTTCACGACCCGCCTGCGCGGGTTCGACGCGAGCGAGGTGCAGGCCTTCCTCGAGACCGTCGTCGCCGACTTCGAGGACGTGGTGCGGGAGAACGCGCAGCTGCGCCGCGAGGCCGAGCGGCTCGCGCGCGATCTCGACGCGTACCGCGCGCGCGAAAAGACGATCCAGGACACGCTCACCACCGCGCAGACCGTCGTCGAGCAGCTGAAGCGCACGGCGATCAAAGAGAGCGAGACGATGATCGTCGACGCGGAGCTTCGCGCAGAGAAGATCCTCGCCGAGGCGCGCGAGCGCCGAGCCGAGCTCGCGAACGAGATCCGCGAGCAGCGCTACCTGCGCCAGCGACTCGAGCTCGACCTGCGCCGCTCGCTCGAGGGCTACGCGAAGCTGATCGACGCCTTCTCCTCGGCCGACGACGCAAGCGACCCGTAG
- a CDS encoding zinc ribbon domain-containing protein — protein sequence MPTYEYECSKGHRFEAEQSINDPALKRCRVCRSKVQRLISASAFILKGGGWYSDGYGSAKPGSSSETKSESTPAPKSETRTETKSEPKTKTAAKPSGGSAASSGS from the coding sequence ATGCCGACGTACGAGTACGAGTGCTCCAAGGGCCACCGGTTCGAGGCCGAGCAGTCGATCAACGATCCCGCGCTGAAGCGCTGCCGTGTCTGCCGTTCGAAAGTGCAGCGACTGATCTCCGCGAGCGCGTTCATCCTGAAGGGCGGCGGCTGGTACTCCGACGGCTACGGAAGCGCGAAGCCCGGCTCGAGCAGCGAGACCAAATCGGAATCCACGCCCGCCCCGAAGTCCGAGACCAGGACCGAGACGAAGTCCGAGCCCAAGACGAAGACCGCCGCCAAGCCGTCCGGCGGATCGGCCGCGAGCAGCGGCTCGTGA
- a CDS encoding bifunctional 5,10-methylenetetrahydrofolate dehydrogenase/5,10-methenyltetrahydrofolate cyclohydrolase, translated as MTRIASGKELAEEILADVRKRVSELRGGPPCLAVVLVGEDPASQIYVRNKGRGARACGIASREIRLPATASEAEVLAVVAELNRDPGVHGFLVQLPLPPHIDPGRVALAIDPDKDVDGLHPQNAGRLVANERALVSCTPLGCIYVLDRFGVPIEGANAVVIGRSNIVGKPVALLLLHRNATVTICHSRTRDLPEIVRRADIVVAALGKPRFVQGDWIREGAAVIDVGVNRVDGKIVGDVDFEQANGRAGVLTPVPGGVGLLTVAMLLRNTVQAFETRTATAP; from the coding sequence GTGACGAGGATCGCGAGCGGCAAGGAGCTCGCCGAAGAGATCCTGGCCGACGTGCGAAAGCGTGTCTCCGAGCTTCGCGGCGGGCCGCCGTGTCTGGCCGTCGTGCTCGTCGGTGAAGACCCCGCATCGCAGATCTACGTGCGCAACAAGGGCCGCGGCGCGCGCGCCTGCGGAATCGCGTCGCGCGAGATCCGACTGCCGGCGACGGCCAGCGAAGCCGAGGTGCTGGCGGTCGTCGCGGAGCTCAACCGCGATCCCGGCGTGCACGGCTTCCTGGTGCAGCTGCCGCTGCCCCCGCACATCGATCCTGGGCGAGTGGCCCTGGCGATCGACCCGGACAAGGACGTCGACGGGCTGCATCCTCAGAACGCGGGGCGTCTGGTCGCCAATGAACGCGCGCTGGTCTCGTGCACCCCGCTCGGCTGCATCTACGTGCTCGACCGCTTCGGCGTTCCGATCGAGGGCGCGAACGCGGTCGTGATCGGGCGCAGCAACATCGTCGGAAAGCCCGTCGCGCTGCTGCTCCTGCACCGGAACGCCACGGTGACGATCTGCCACTCGCGCACGCGCGACCTGCCCGAGATCGTGCGCCGCGCCGACATCGTCGTGGCTGCGCTCGGAAAGCCGCGCTTCGTCCAGGGCGATTGGATTCGCGAGGGCGCGGCCGTGATCGACGTCGGCGTGAATCGGGTCGACGGAAAAATCGTCGGCGACGTAGACTTCGAGCAGGCGAACGGCCGGGCGGGCGTGCTCACGCCCGTTCCGGGAGGGGTGGGTCTGTTGACGGTCGCGATGCTGCTGCGAAACACCGTGCAGGCCTTCGAAACCCGGACCGCCACCGCACCGTGA
- the gcvT gene encoding glycine cleavage system aminomethyltransferase GcvT yields the protein MSSDAPGAALRRTPVWARHVEAGARMTPFAGFDMPVVYSSILDEHRAVRARAGLFDVSHMGELRLRGPAALENAQRVFSNDVAGTAPGRVRYGLLCVESGGVVDDVTLYRTGEREILLCVNASNVASVLSWLRQVHAGARLDCEIEDESDATGLVALQGPQALAIAAKLLAADFRAPKRWHFARTELAGVRVLLSRTGYTGEDGYEIFAPAERTVALWDALREAGGESLALAGLGARDTLRTEMAYPLYGHELDLEHDPIEAGLERFLAFGRGFCGEPALRRRAEEGPKRRLVGLRLEGRQVARPGFRIVSERGDGVVTSGTFGPSVDASIALGYVPAGFAAGAQLHVEIRGKNAPCAIVATPFHKRG from the coding sequence GTGAGCTCCGACGCGCCGGGCGCCGCGCTCCGCCGCACGCCCGTCTGGGCCCGGCACGTGGAGGCCGGCGCGCGAATGACTCCGTTCGCGGGCTTCGACATGCCCGTGGTCTACAGCTCGATCCTCGACGAGCACCGCGCGGTCCGCGCGCGGGCCGGGCTCTTCGACGTCTCGCACATGGGCGAGCTGCGCCTGCGCGGACCCGCGGCGCTCGAAAACGCGCAGCGCGTCTTCAGCAACGACGTCGCGGGCACCGCCCCGGGACGCGTCCGCTACGGGCTGCTGTGTGTGGAGAGCGGCGGAGTCGTCGACGACGTCACGCTCTACCGCACGGGCGAGCGCGAGATCCTGCTCTGCGTGAACGCGTCGAACGTCGCGTCGGTCCTCTCCTGGCTGCGCCAGGTGCACGCCGGTGCGCGGCTGGACTGCGAGATCGAAGACGAGAGCGACGCGACCGGGCTGGTCGCGCTGCAGGGACCGCAGGCGCTCGCGATCGCGGCGAAGCTCCTCGCGGCGGATTTTCGCGCGCCGAAGCGCTGGCACTTCGCGCGCACCGAGCTGGCCGGGGTCCGTGTGCTGCTCTCGCGCACCGGCTACACGGGCGAGGACGGCTACGAGATCTTCGCGCCGGCCGAGCGCACGGTCGCGCTCTGGGACGCGCTTCGCGAGGCGGGCGGCGAGTCGCTCGCGCTCGCGGGTCTGGGCGCGCGAGACACGCTGCGCACCGAGATGGCCTACCCGCTCTACGGCCACGAGCTCGACCTCGAGCACGATCCGATCGAGGCCGGGCTCGAGCGCTTCTTGGCCTTCGGCCGCGGCTTCTGCGGCGAGCCCGCGCTGCGCCGGCGCGCCGAGGAAGGCCCGAAGCGCCGGCTCGTCGGCCTGCGGCTCGAGGGGCGGCAGGTCGCCCGTCCCGGCTTCCGGATCGTCTCCGAGCGGGGCGACGGCGTCGTCACCAGCGGCACCTTCGGACCGAGTGTCGATGCCTCGATCGCGCTAGGCTACGTTCCGGCCGGGTTCGCAGCGGGCGCGCAGCTTCACGTCGAGATCCGCGGCAAGAACGCGCCGTGCGCGATCGTAGCGACGCCGTTCCACAAGCGAGGCTAG
- the gcvH gene encoding glycine cleavage system protein GcvH encodes MADHDYKIPDDCHYTESDEWVRVDGATVRIGITDYAQSELNDIVFVELPERGSQLEAGQTFGVVESVKAVSDLLAPISGEVTEVHAKLADHPEWLNEDAYGRGWIIAMTPEDMDALDGLMTAAEYRAHVKARAGK; translated from the coding sequence ATGGCAGACCACGACTACAAGATCCCCGATGACTGTCACTACACCGAGTCGGACGAGTGGGTCCGCGTCGACGGCGCGACCGTGCGGATCGGCATCACAGACTACGCGCAGTCCGAGCTGAACGACATCGTCTTCGTCGAGCTTCCCGAGCGCGGCTCGCAGCTCGAGGCCGGGCAGACCTTCGGCGTGGTCGAGTCGGTGAAGGCGGTGAGCGATCTGCTCGCGCCGATCTCCGGAGAGGTGACGGAGGTGCACGCGAAGCTCGCCGACCACCCCGAGTGGCTGAACGAGGACGCCTACGGTCGCGGCTGGATCATCGCGATGACGCCGGAGGACATGGACGCGCTCGACGGGCTGATGACCGCCGCCGAGTACCGCGCCCACGTGAAGGCTCGCGCGGGGAAGTGA
- a CDS encoding aminomethyl-transferring glycine dehydrogenase subunit GcvPA, whose translation MSYVPHTPAELGAMLSRVGASSPDALLESVPAGLRSRAELKLSPALDERNLLRHFGARAAENRTVESGPSFLGAGAYHHFIPAAVDALASRGEFMTAYTPYQAEISQGTLQMIFEFQTLICQLTGMDVANASIYDGASSLAEAALMAARVTRRTRICVSAGLHPHWREVLRTYTEGIGLTLSTLDLDESGRTATRPLPADTAAVIVQSPNFFGCIEDLAEASEAAHAVGALAIAASAEALSLALLRPPGELGCDIACGEAQSFGLPLSFGGPYAGFLAAREKFVRQLPGRLIGESVDSIGQRAFVMTLTTREQHIRREKATSNICTNQGLCALRVAIWLAAVGKAGIRRLAGINLSLSTYARRACAEAGLALPFAAPVFNEFVVAVPDLPRKLDALAARGVQAGLPLAGRGAQARGDRLLVCTTEMNTRAEIDALVRGLAA comes from the coding sequence GTGAGCTACGTCCCCCACACGCCCGCGGAGCTTGGCGCGATGCTCTCGCGCGTCGGGGCGAGCTCTCCCGATGCGCTGCTCGAATCCGTTCCGGCGGGCCTGCGAAGCCGGGCCGAGCTGAAGCTCTCCCCCGCGCTCGACGAGCGCAATCTGCTGCGCCACTTCGGCGCGCGCGCGGCGGAGAACCGCACGGTGGAGAGCGGCCCGAGCTTCCTGGGCGCCGGCGCGTATCACCACTTCATCCCGGCCGCCGTCGACGCGCTCGCCTCGCGCGGCGAGTTCATGACCGCCTACACGCCCTACCAGGCCGAGATCAGCCAGGGCACGCTGCAGATGATCTTCGAGTTCCAGACTCTGATCTGTCAGCTCACCGGAATGGACGTCGCGAACGCCTCGATCTACGACGGCGCAAGCTCCCTCGCCGAGGCCGCGCTGATGGCCGCGCGCGTCACGCGCCGGACACGGATCTGTGTCAGCGCGGGGCTGCACCCGCACTGGCGCGAGGTGCTGCGCACCTACACCGAAGGAATCGGCCTCACGCTATCGACGCTCGATCTCGACGAGTCCGGCCGCACGGCGACCCGACCGCTCCCCGCCGACACCGCGGCCGTGATCGTCCAGTCGCCGAATTTCTTCGGCTGCATCGAGGATCTGGCCGAAGCATCCGAGGCCGCGCACGCCGTCGGGGCACTGGCGATCGCGGCCAGCGCGGAGGCGCTCTCGCTCGCCCTGCTCCGCCCGCCCGGCGAGCTCGGCTGCGACATCGCCTGCGGCGAGGCGCAGTCGTTCGGGCTGCCGCTCTCGTTCGGCGGACCGTACGCGGGCTTTCTGGCCGCACGCGAGAAATTCGTGCGCCAGCTGCCCGGCCGCCTGATCGGAGAGAGCGTCGACTCGATCGGGCAGCGCGCGTTCGTGATGACGCTGACCACGCGCGAGCAGCACATCCGGCGCGAGAAGGCGACCAGCAACATCTGCACGAATCAGGGTCTCTGCGCGCTTCGCGTGGCGATCTGGCTCGCGGCGGTCGGCAAGGCCGGGATCCGGCGGCTCGCCGGGATCAACCTGTCCCTCTCCACCTACGCGCGCCGGGCCTGCGCAGAGGCCGGGCTCGCGCTGCCCTTCGCGGCGCCGGTCTTCAACGAGTTCGTGGTCGCGGTCCCCGATCTTCCGCGCAAGCTCGACGCGCTGGCCGCGCGCGGCGTCCAGGCGGGGCTTCCGCTCGCGGGACGAGGGGCGCAAGCGCGGGGCGATCGCCTGCTGGTCTGCACGACCGAGATGAACACGCGCGCCGAGATCGACGCGCTCGTGCGCGGGCTCGCGGCTTGA
- a CDS encoding glycine dehydrogenase subunit 2 produces MSTPGRSGLVFREPLLFESSRPGRSGVRIDDPDVPPVDPVRELGAGLVRDEIRDFPELSELDVVRHFTRLSQWNYGIDSGFFPLGSCTMKYNPRVNEAVARLPGLAAVHPASDESALQGVLALACELEEALAEISGLDRVTLQPAAGAQGEFVGVRMISAYHRARGDLARKRVLIPDTAHGTNPASAALNGLEVVEVKSGPDGIVHPEALAALADERTAALMITNPNTLGLFESHIEELSRVVHAAGGLVYLDGANMNALLGVAKPGHMGVDVMHFNLHKTFSTPHGGGGPGSGPVAIRNILAPYLPTPVIRLENGRHRLDSEFPHSIGRVHAWYGNAGIWLRALAYIRTLGASGLAEVSSRAILNANYVLESLRADYDVPHQRRVMHECVLSDRRQHEHGVTTADIAKRLMDYGYHPPTIYFPLVVSGAMMIEPTECESQEALDGFIEAMRAIAREAETQPGLVTGAPERPIVRRIDEVRAARKPRLRWTPEGA; encoded by the coding sequence TTGAGCACTCCGGGGCGCTCCGGCCTCGTCTTCCGCGAGCCGCTGCTCTTCGAGTCCTCGCGGCCGGGGCGAAGCGGCGTGCGGATCGACGATCCCGACGTTCCGCCGGTCGACCCGGTTCGCGAGCTCGGGGCCGGGCTCGTGCGCGACGAGATCCGCGACTTCCCCGAACTCTCGGAGCTCGACGTCGTGCGCCACTTCACGCGCCTGTCGCAGTGGAACTACGGCATCGACTCCGGTTTCTTCCCGCTCGGCTCGTGCACGATGAAGTACAACCCGCGCGTGAACGAGGCCGTCGCGCGGCTGCCCGGCCTCGCGGCGGTCCACCCCGCGAGCGACGAGTCCGCGCTGCAGGGCGTGCTGGCGCTGGCGTGCGAGCTCGAGGAGGCGCTGGCGGAGATCTCGGGCCTCGACCGCGTGACGCTGCAGCCGGCCGCGGGTGCGCAGGGCGAGTTCGTCGGCGTGCGCATGATCTCCGCCTACCACCGCGCGCGCGGCGATCTCGCGCGCAAGCGCGTGCTGATCCCCGACACCGCCCACGGCACCAACCCCGCGAGCGCCGCGCTGAACGGCCTCGAGGTGGTCGAGGTGAAGAGCGGCCCCGACGGCATCGTCCACCCGGAAGCGCTCGCGGCGCTGGCCGACGAGCGGACCGCCGCGCTGATGATCACCAATCCCAACACGCTCGGGCTCTTCGAGAGTCACATCGAAGAGCTGTCCCGGGTGGTCCACGCCGCCGGGGGACTGGTGTACCTGGACGGCGCGAACATGAACGCGCTGCTCGGCGTCGCCAAGCCCGGCCACATGGGCGTGGACGTGATGCACTTCAACCTGCACAAGACCTTCTCGACGCCGCACGGCGGCGGCGGGCCGGGCTCGGGTCCGGTCGCGATCCGCAACATCCTCGCGCCGTATCTGCCCACGCCGGTGATCCGGCTCGAGAACGGGCGCCATCGGCTCGATTCGGAGTTCCCGCACTCGATCGGGCGCGTGCACGCGTGGTACGGCAACGCCGGAATCTGGCTGCGCGCGCTCGCGTACATCCGGACACTCGGCGCCTCGGGCCTTGCCGAAGTGAGCTCGCGGGCGATCCTGAACGCGAACTACGTGCTCGAGTCCCTGCGCGCGGACTACGACGTGCCGCACCAGCGCCGGGTCATGCACGAGTGCGTGCTCAGCGACCGACGACAGCACGAGCACGGCGTCACCACCGCCGACATCGCCAAGCGCCTGATGGATTACGGCTACCACCCGCCGACGATCTACTTTCCGCTGGTGGTTTCCGGGGCGATGATGATCGAGCCGACCGAGTGCGAGTCGCAGGAGGCGCTCGACGGCTTCATCGAGGCGATGCGCGCGATCGCCCGCGAGGCGGAGACGCAGCCGGGCCTGGTCACCGGCGCGCCCGAGCGGCCGATCGTGCGCCGGATCGACGAGGTGCGGGCCGCGCGCAAGCCCCGACTGCGCTGGACGCCGGAAGGCGCATGA
- a CDS encoding tetratricopeptide repeat protein — protein MIRRLALFTVALAGVAAAVPARAQNPFASDLSVEREQEMTAQIHAQIRSQAKLVADPVLVGYVQEIGEGLARTTEPQPFIFRFFLIDDPALNAFTIGGGYVYITTGVLGQAGDVNEFAGVLAHEIGHVEMRHVARRSGGQGLATLATLASLAAVIAGADPGVLIATQGLNVSLQLKHSRSFEEEADREGIAIMSAAGYDPDGMTRFFQRILAANPDAGAGIPAYLFTHPAVKERIAATKVEIVRSGSGSLPPRSAPSAQGGAAADAAPERGAAAKPGVPPVASETELANRRLVQMQLRLAELSERRSLAKGLQPRATFDAAKTDPLMSRAHEARTDGDDERADRLLAEAEALEPGDPRVALARAELAIEAGDLPRARAQLERALALDPNVALVQYQLGSVYARLGDKSRAAFYLEQAVANFRPNTGARRRAEFELARLEFPILEASGLAAGGRKAARSSFTRGESVVWWGDVSPRFYPMNPLFLVRWRGPSGGSVFQQTLRMSPGGRVASELRTGESPPGAWKVEISVEDLVIETLEFELSAGS, from the coding sequence ATGATCCGCAGGCTCGCGCTCTTCACGGTGGCGCTCGCGGGCGTCGCCGCCGCCGTGCCCGCGCGCGCGCAGAACCCGTTCGCGAGCGACCTCAGCGTCGAGCGCGAGCAGGAGATGACCGCGCAGATCCACGCGCAGATCCGCTCGCAGGCGAAGCTCGTCGCCGATCCGGTGCTGGTCGGCTACGTGCAGGAGATCGGCGAGGGACTCGCGCGCACCACGGAGCCGCAGCCGTTCATCTTCCGCTTCTTCCTGATCGACGACCCGGCCCTGAACGCCTTCACGATCGGCGGCGGGTACGTGTACATCACCACGGGAGTGCTCGGTCAGGCCGGCGACGTGAACGAGTTCGCGGGTGTGCTCGCGCACGAGATCGGCCACGTCGAGATGCGCCACGTCGCGCGGCGAAGCGGGGGACAGGGGCTCGCGACGCTGGCGACGCTCGCCAGCCTCGCGGCGGTGATCGCGGGTGCGGATCCCGGCGTCCTGATCGCGACGCAGGGCCTGAACGTCTCGCTGCAGCTCAAGCACTCGCGCAGCTTCGAGGAGGAGGCCGACCGGGAGGGGATCGCGATCATGAGCGCCGCCGGCTACGACCCGGACGGCATGACGCGATTCTTCCAGCGCATCCTCGCGGCGAATCCCGACGCCGGGGCGGGCATCCCCGCCTATCTGTTCACGCACCCCGCGGTGAAGGAGCGGATCGCCGCGACGAAGGTCGAGATCGTGCGGAGCGGATCGGGAAGCCTGCCGCCGCGTTCGGCCCCGTCGGCGCAGGGCGGAGCCGCGGCCGACGCCGCTCCGGAGCGCGGCGCCGCCGCGAAGCCCGGCGTGCCGCCCGTGGCGAGCGAGACGGAGCTCGCAAATCGACGCCTCGTGCAGATGCAGCTGCGACTCGCGGAGCTCTCCGAGCGCCGGTCGCTGGCCAAGGGGCTGCAGCCGCGCGCGACGTTCGACGCCGCGAAGACCGATCCGCTGATGTCGCGCGCGCACGAGGCGCGCACCGACGGCGACGACGAGCGCGCAGACCGGCTGCTCGCGGAGGCCGAGGCGCTCGAGCCCGGCGATCCGCGCGTCGCGCTCGCGCGCGCGGAGCTCGCGATCGAGGCCGGAGATCTCCCGCGCGCCCGAGCCCAGCTCGAGCGCGCGCTCGCGCTCGATCCGAACGTGGCGCTGGTGCAGTACCAGCTCGGCTCGGTCTACGCGCGGCTCGGCGACAAGTCGCGCGCGGCGTTCTACCTGGAGCAGGCGGTCGCGAACTTCCGGCCCAACACCGGAGCGCGACGGCGCGCCGAGTTCGAGCTCGCGCGGCTCGAGTTTCCGATCCTGGAAGCGAGCGGGCTGGCGGCCGGCGGCCGGAAGGCGGCGCGTTCGAGCTTCACCCGCGGTGAGAGCGTGGTCTGGTGGGGAGACGTGAGCCCGCGCTTCTACCCGATGAATCCGCTCTTCCTGGTGCGCTGGCGCGGGCCGTCCGGCGGATCCGTGTTCCAGCAGACGCTGCGGATGAGCCCCGGGGGGCGCGTCGCCTCGGAGCTGCGCACGGGCGAGTCGCCTCCCGGCGCGTGGAAGGTCGAGATCAGCGTCGAGGACCTCGTGATCGAGACGCTGGAGTTCGAGCTCTCGGCCGGATCGTAG